A stretch of DNA from Desulfurella amilsii:
GTTTATCACAGTTTTAGGTATTATTGTCTTTTTGTTAAGCATTTTAATGGGTTTTTATATCGTCTTTGTTAAATTTTTTGGACATAGTGTTGTTCCTGGTTGGGCTTCTGTGGTTATCCCCATTTATCTTTTAGGAGGGTTAACGATATTTTCTATTGGAGTAGCAGGCGAATATATTGGCAAAATATATAAAGAAGTAAAAGCTAGGCCAAGATTTATAGTTGATAAGGTAATAGAGTAATGAAAAAGATAAATTTTGATGATTTTGCTGAAAATTATGATGAGATTTTAAAAGGTCAAACTCAATTTTTTTCAAAAGATGATAAATATTTTGCTAGATATAAGATTGATATTGTTAGTAATTATATTAACTTTAAACCGGAAAAAATTCTTGAATTTGGTTGTGGTATTGGTAGAAATGTGCCATTTCTAAAAGAGAAATTTCCTGATTCTAAATTGTTTGGTATCGATATATCCCAAAAAAGCATTGAGATTGCAAAGAGTCAGTATCCATTCTGTGAATTCTTTACTGTGGATGATCAAAAAACGGATGAAAGTTTTGATCAATTTGATTTAATTTTTATTGCGGGAGTTTTTCATCATATGTGTCCAGCTGAAAGATCTATTAATATAGAAAAAATTAAGAATTTATTAACAAACAATGATTGTTTATTTATATTTGAACACAATCCATATAATCCTATAACACGCAAGCTAGTAAAAGAATGTCCTTTTGATAAAGATTGCTTGTTGTTATCTAAATACGAAATGATTAAATTACTTGAAAAATCCAATTTTAAAGTAGATGCAGCTGGATATTTTTTATTTATACCACCAAAATTTTCCTATCTTTTAAAACTTGAAAAAATATTCACTGGTTTACCATTAGGTGGACAATGGTTTGTTAAAGCAAGAAAGTATTAGAGTGTTCTTAAAATATCTCTTAGTCGGCATCATAAATACAATTGTTGGCTATGGGATTATATTTTCTCTTATGTTTATTGGCACGTCTCCAGAAATAAGCAATATTATAGGTTATGCAATAGGCATCATTGTATCTTATGCCCTCAATAAAATCTACACATTTAAAAGCAAAGCTCACCCAAAAAAGGAATTTCCAAAATTTGTTTTGTCGCTTTTGACATCTTATGGGCTAAATTTCTTAACTCTGATTTTGTGTATTCATATTTTTAAGATTAATCCATATATATCCCAGATTATAAGCGGGGCAGTATATACGCTTAGCGGTTTTGTATTTTTGAAATATTTTGCATTTAGGAATCAATTAGAAGGACAGACCAATGAAGATTAACAGTATGTTTAAGAATTTCTTTTCTACAAAATACTTTGCTTTTTTTATTTACCTGCTTTTAGCAATCGTGTTTTGGGGCATACCGATGAATTTTGATTTTATATCAAAAGTGAATATTGGCGGTGACCCTGCATTTTATTTATGGAGCCTAAAATGGTGGCCTTATGCCATATCTCATGGGTTAAACCCATTTCTGACAAAGGCATTTTGGGCTCCTTTTGGCCAAAACCTCGCTTGGACTACAAGTGTGCCATCTATTGCGTTATTGTTTTCACCCGTAACAGTCATTTTTGGCCCTATTTTTTCTTATAATTTAGCTATAATTCTGTCTCTTTCTTTGGGGGCTTTTGGCGTATATCTGATATGTAAAAGCCTAAATCTAAAACAAATTTCTTCTATATTTGGTGGACTTGTTTTCTTTTTTTCAAGCTACGTGTGGGGGCAACTTCTTGGACATTTGAATCTTGATATAGTATTTGCTATTCCGTTTTTGATTTATATATTTATACTGAGATTTAAAAATTATATTAGCTTTAAAAAGTATCTGATATTCTTTAGCATATTACTCGCTTTTCAGTTTGGCGTGTCAAATGAGATATATGCTACTTTTGTAATATTTGGGTTTATTGCGCTATTTATAATGTTTTTGATTTTTATCACAAATGAAGTGTATAGAAAGTTAATAATCAAAACCACTTTGGAGTCAGCTGCCGCAGTTTTAATAAGCATTTTATTGCTATCCCCATATTTATATTTCATATTTTATGGGTACATAAAGGAACATCTGCAATCCATAGCATTTTATGTAACAGACCCGCTGAATCTTTTTATTCCAACCCCTATAACGCTGCTTTTTGGCCAGTTATTTGCTCCAATCAGCTATCATTTTACAGGAAACTTTAGTGAAGAGGGAGCATATTTAGGTTTGCCTTTGATATTTATTATAGTTTCTTTCATAGTAATAGCTTGGCGTAGTAAGAATAAACTACATATTTTTCTTTCATCGCTATTAGTGGTTATATTGGTTTTTAGTTTTGGACCTTATTTAAACATATTAGGTCACCAATTAATACCAATGCCATGGTATATATTTACAGAAATGCCACTGACAGGACAAGCCTTACCAACCAGATTTACTCTATACATTGTATTAATCGCAAGCGTTATGAGCGCTATATGGTTAGAAAAGATAAACATAAATAAAAGTTTTAAATATGCTATAGCAGCATTGGTCATTATTTTTTTAATCCCAAAACTCAGTATGTACAAAGGCTCAAATATTCAATATCCAGCCTTTATTTCATCTGGAGCATACAAAAAATATATAAAACAGGGAGAAAATGTTATTATTTTCCCCACTTATGCAATTGGTGGTTTTCAAGGTCCTCTATGGCAACAAAAAACAAATTTTTATTTTAATCTATCTCAAGAAATCGCCGGTGCATCACCAAAAGAATTAATTTTGGATCAAGAATTAAAACCTGTACTTTTAGACTTTTTTTACGGTGAAAATTCACCACATCCCATCTTTAATAATGCTTATAAATTTTCTTTTTTTTCTTACCTCGCAAAATGCAACGTAGGGGCTATAATTTTGCCTGAAGATTATCACAATCCTGAAGTACAAAAATTACTTGATCTTTTAAATATAAAACCTAATAATGTTGGTGGAGTTATAATTTATCAGATTAACAAAAACTATATTAACTCTGCCTTAGAAAAAGCACACATTGAATATTTAAAATATTTTAGTGATATATTTTCTACTCTTTTCTCCTCTTCTCAAAAATTCCTCTCAGACGGTGGCGATGCATCTAAACTTTTGCCTCAATACTTAGAAAAAAATGGCTACCTTGACAAATCCTTTGGTTATAAGACTGGCACTGCCATTAACTGGACAAATAACAATGGCTGGGTAGGACAGTGGGCTTGCCCAGATGGTAAAGGTGAATGCTTTGGAGTGGGTATACTGGGAGGCCTCGATCAGTTAAAGCCTATTGTAGATAAGTATAAATCAGAATCTTTGCAGATATTTTTCCCATACCCGACAGTTTATGATCCAGCCGCTTCATCTAGCGAAGGTCAGCTTCTTATGATATTTAAAGCCCCTAAGCCAAATCCTATAATAACGAAAATACCTTATACTATTAGCTTTACTGCATCTGGCAACTCTCAGAGATATATAGGTTCTGGTTTTTGTAACGCAGAAAGCTGGGGTACATGGACCTGTGCAAAAGAAGTGTCTGTAAGTTTTAAATTTAGAAGTGAGGAGTTTAAAAAACCCATGTATATGAAACTTACAATTATTAACGCTTTGGTTAGTAAAGATCATCCTCAAAAGTTTGAGTTTTATCTAAATGAAAAACTTATTGGCTCTAAAACTTATACAAGTAAGGACAAATTCCCACAAACTATTGCTTTGAATATAAATAACGTTGCACAAAATGAAAATTCGCTTGTTATAAAGATTCCAAACGCAGCCTCTCCAAAATCACTTGGAATAAGCAACGATACAAGAGAATTAGGTATTGGGTTGATAAGCATAGAGTTTAATAATTGAGTGATTGTGAAACAAGAACTCAAAACTTTATTTTTTAAAAAATACGATTTGAAATGTTTGAATTTCGCTTTGAGAAAGACAATTATTTGACAAATTAACAGAACCTGCTTGCAAAATATATCTAAAAGAAATAAAAGAGTATTTTGAAAAAGAGTCGAGTAAACTATAACCCCTTTTAACATCATCATATCTAATTTAAAACGCAAGGTAAATTTTGCTTCTTTTTGCACCAAACCTCTCTTTGTTTAGCTAATTATTGACAAAATTAGCGCTATTTGATAGATTAAGCTGGTAAGTTTTTAAGGGCTTTTTTTCGTTTCGATAGACGCCCTTTTAAAAGTTTTTTTTGGCTTATTGCCTAGGTTAGAGGGGGATAGATTAGTCATTTAATCGATAAAAACTGCAAGGTGGTTTTAATGAGAGGTTTAAAGTTGCTTGCTGGCTCAGCAAACAGAGAGTTATCCCAAAAGATAAGCGATTATCTCAATGAGCCGATTGTTGATACGGAGATTTCGCGCTTCAGCGATGGTGAGGTTTCGGTACAGATAAAGGAAAATATAAGGGGCTCGGATGTTTTTTTGATCTGTTCGCTGTCTGGACCAGTGAATGAAAACATAATGGAAATGCTTGTTATGATGGATGCGATTAAGCGCTCAAGCGCAAACTCGCTTACGGTAGTTTTGCCGTATTACGCATATGCAAGGCAGGATAGAAAGGTAAAATCGCGTGTACCTATAAGCGCAAAGCTTATGGCTGACTTGTTGACCGTGTCCGGTGCTAATAGGATTGTAGCTATGGATCTGCACGCAGGCCAGATCCAGGGTTTTTTTGATATACCCGTGGATCACTTGTATGCATCGCCTGTTATTGCCAACTACATCCGCGATCTTCACAAAGACGATATTGTTATAGTCTCGCCTGATGCTGGCGGTGTAGAGCGCGCAAGGGATCTTGGCAAAAAATTAGGCTGCAGCCTTGCTATTGTGGATAAAAGGCGCTCCAAACCCAATGTCAGTGAGGTGCTGCATATAATTGGTGATTGTTCGGGCAAAACTGCCGTGCTTGTGGATGATTTGATAGACACAGCAGGCACGATTGTAAACGCAAGCATTGCTTTGACAGAAAATGGAGCGCGTGAGGTTTATGCATGCTGCACACATCCTGTGCTTTCTGGACCAGCGCTTGAGCGCATAGAAAACTCACCCATTCAAGAGTTAGTTATTACAGATACGCTTGTGTGGAATGCTAAAAAAGACTGCAAAAAGATAAAAACGCTTTCTGTTGCCAATTTAATCGGAGAGGCAATTAGAAGAATTTACAATAAAGAGTCAGTCAGCTCACTGTTTGACTAAAGGGAGGAACAATGCAACTTAAAGCACAGATAAGAGACACAAAAGCAGAAGCAAAGGCACTAAGAAGACAAAGCCTCATACCCGCTGTAATGTACGGTCGCGGACAAGATCCTATTAATCTCAGCTTGGATAAAAAAGAAACAGTTGCTGTTTTGAGAAAGGCAAGGCGAACAGATATTTTTGAAGTTGCTTTTGAAGATAAAACATTTAGGTGCATTATAAAAGAAGTGCAAAAGCACCCCGTTACATCAGAGGTTTACCATGTGGATTTTTATAAGTTTGATCCAAGCAAGCACATCAATATTGAAGTGCCCATTGTGTTAAAAGGGGATGCAAAAGGTGTAAAAGCAGGCGGCGATCTATACCAGCCAAGAAAAAAGATTACGCTTAACAGCTTACCTGACAGTATACCTAACGAGATAGCGCTTGATGTATCAAATTTAGATATAGGCGATTCTATACATGCTTTTGATTTAGAGCTTCCAGAAGGCGTGAAAATTGCAAGCAGCAGAAACTTTGAAATCGTGGGTGTTGTAGGCAAGTCTAAAGAAGAACAAACCGCAGCAGAGCAAGAAAGCCAAGCGGAAAGTGCAGTGTCTAAATAACCACTAAAGCAGCATGCATGCAATTGTAGGGCTTGGAAATCCTGGTGAAAAATATGCAAATACCTTTCATAACGCGGGTTTTTGGGCTTTAGATGCGCTTGGTAGTGCGTTTTACGCAAAGTTTAGCAGTAATAGTAGTTTTAACGCTATAATTGCAGTTTGTTTTATAGAAAATCACAAGGTTGTGCTTGCAAAACCCACTACATATATGAATTTAAGCGGTACAGCAGTGGGGGCGCTTTTGCAGTTTTATAAGATAAGCGTGGAAGATTTGATTGTTATAAGAGACGATATTGATATGGATCTTGGCAAAATTAAGCTTAAGCAAAATTCGTCAAGCGGCGGGCACAAAGGTGTGCAGTCAATTATTGATGCGATAGGCTCAAAAGCTTTTATACAGGTAAAAATTGGCGTTGGCAGGCAGGATAATGTATCTGATTTTGTGTTAAAAAAATTGAGCGATCAGGAAAAAAAGATATTGGCCAAAAGTGCTGAAATTGCCGCTGAAGCCAGCGTGCAAATAGTGACCGTTGGTTTCGAAAAAGCAGCAAACAATTACAATAATAAGGTTGCTTTAGATGTTTAGGTATGAGAGTTAAAGCGCGAAACCAGCAAAACCTATAGTGTTTGGAGTTTTACTTTGGATTTTTATGTTGATCATTAATGTGAGGGTGTGAAAGAGTTTGAATATGGCATTAAAGAAGCTAAAAATTAGGGATAAAATCGTAGAGCACTGCGTTATACAAGGCGGTATGGGTGTGGGCGTAAGCCTGTATCCTTTGGCAAAAGCTGTGGCTCAAAACGGCGGTATTGGCGTTATATCAAGCGTTGCTTTGGATAGAATTTTATCTAAGCGAAACGGCAAAAAGTACTCTATATACGAAGCATGCGAAGAAGAAGTAGCTTTAGCCAAAGACGGATCAAACTGCATAGGCATAAATATTATGGTTGCTGTGCAAAGAGACTATGAGGCAAGCGTCAAAGGAGCAATTGCAGGCGGTGTTGACATTATTATATCTGGTGCAGGGTTACCTACGGAGCTTCCAAAGGCAGCTACAAGTAAAGATGTGGCACTTGTACCCATTGTGTCTAGCCTGAGGGCTTTTGATATCATTTGCAAGCGCTGGGAGCGGTTTGGCAGAAGACCAGATGCAGTGGTAGTAGAAGGGCCGCTTGCAGGCGGGCATTTGGGCTTTCGATTTGCCGATTTAGACAAAGAAGAAAACAAACTTGAAAATATACTGCTCCCCATAAAAGAAAAAGCCATAAGGTGCGATGATATACCTGTTATAGCAGCAGGTGGCATATACACGCACGATGATATAAAGAAGTTTTTGGATATGGGGGCAGATGCAGTGCAGATGGGTACACGTTTTTTGGCAACATTCGAAAGCAGTGCTAGCCCTGAGTACAAGCAGGCTGTGATTAGAGCCGACAAAGATGATATTGTGGTAGCATATAGGCCGGGTTCGCCTTCGGGCTTGCCATTTCGCGTAATAAAATCCTCACCTATGTATCAGGATGCCTTGTTAGCTAAAAGACACACAAACTGCGATAAAGGCTACTTGTTAAATAAAGATGGCTACTGCCCTGCTATGGTGGACAATATAAATTACTTTTGTATATGCAATGGTTTGCTCTCAAGCGCAGGTTACAATTCTGATAAAGAAAAGCCCATTTATACGGTGGGTAGCAATGCTTACCGCGTTGATAGGCTTTTAAGTGTTGAAGAATTAATGAAGGAGCTTGTATATGGGTAGAGATATAAATGTTGGGATTTTTGGACTGGGTACTGTGGGCTGCGGTGTTGTAAAAATTTTGCAGGATAATGCCGATGTAATAAGAAAGCGGCTGGGTTTTGGCATAAATATTAAAAAAGTGTTTTCACACACCTCAAAATGCAAGAATTTATTAACGAACTATACTTATACCAAAGATTACAAAGAGTTATTTGACGAGCGTATAGATATTGTGCTTGAGCTAATTGGCGGCATTGATGTGGCACGCAGGTTTGTTATAGAGGCTATTGAACACAAGAAAAACATCGTTAGTGCAAATAAGGCGCTTTTGGCAAACTACGGCGTTGAGATTTTTTCGAAAGCAGCTAAAAATGGCGTTAAAATAGGTTTTGAAGCTTCCGTTGCAGGCGGTGTGCCCATTATAAAGATTATCACAAGAGACTTGATGGCAAACAACATAAAAAGCATAAAAGCGATTGTAAACGGCACATGCAACTATATATTAAGTCAGATGTTTGAAACACATGAGTCTTTTGAAACTATCTTAAACAAGGCAATTAAAGAAGGCTATGCCGAACGCGACCCTTCGTTTGATATAGATGGCATCGATTCGGCACAAAAGATGGCAATCTTGGCTGCCATAAGTTTTAACGCAAAAATTGAAGAAAAAGATGTTTATGTTGAAGGTATAAGGGATATTGACTTTATTGACATAGATTTTGCACGACAGTTAGGCTATAGAATAAAGCTTTTGGGTATTGCAAGTATGAAAAACGAGCGTCTGCTTGTGCGCGTTGCGCCTTATTTTGTAGAAGCAGAAAATATATTGGCTAAAGTTGATGGTGTGTACAATGCGATCAGCGTTATCTCAGATATGACAGGTCAGACTACATATGTGGGCAAAGGCGCAGGTAGTTTGCCAACGGCCTCATCTGTGGTGGCAGATATTATTGATATTGCCAAAGACTTTGAATCTGGCAAAGTAAAAGATACGCTTTCAAAGGGTGTTTTTGAGAAAACGGAGTTTGTGGATATTGACAGCCTTGAGTCTCATTTTTATATAAGATTTAGCGTTATAGACAGCGTTGGGGTGCTTGCAAATATTGCCTATGTTTTAAGCAAATATGATATTAGCATAAAAAGCGTTGTACAGACGGGAAAGGGTTTGGATGTGGTGCCGCTTTTGGTTTTGACGCATAAAGCTAAAGAGTCCAATATTAAAAAAGCGATTCTAGAGATTGAGCAAGACCATAAAAGTATAATCAAAAATGGCACTGTTTTAATTAGAGTTTTGGAATAAAAGAGGTTATTTGATGATTTTTTTGTTTTGCATCTGACCAAAAAAGAGGTGTTTTGAATGAATGATAAATTATGGGATGGACGCTTTAGTGTTCAAGAAGATAAGCTTATGGAGCAATTTTCACAAAGTATAAGCTACGATAAGCGTCTGTATAAATATGACATAGCAGGCAGTATTGCCCATGTTAGAGGTTTAGAAAAGCAGTCAATTATTACTCAAGAAGAAGCGGGAAAAATTATTGACGGTTTGCACAAGATAGAAAGACAGATTGAAACAGGCGAGTTTGATTTTGACCCGCAAGACGAAGACATACACATGGCAATAGAGCGCGCGCTCATTAATTTAATTGGAAAAACAGGGGGTAAACTCCATACTGCGCGTTCAAGAAATGATCAAGTAGCGCTTGATGAGCGTTTGTATTTAAGGGATGTAAGCATAAATATAATAGCAAAGCTTGACCTTTTGTTAAAAAATCTGGTGCTTTTTGCAAAAGAGCACATTGACGTAATTATACCTGGTTTTACGCACATGCAGCATGCTCAGCCAATCTTATTTTCGCACTACATACTGGCTTTTTACGAAAAGTTTAAGCGCGATCAAGCGCGTTTTTTAGATACAATAAAGCGCATTGACATTATGCCGCTTGGGGCTGGGGCGCTTGCTGGTACAATCTGGCCTATTGATAGACACTACTTAAGCGGTTTGCTCCAATTTACACACATCTCTAAAAATTCTATCGATGCGGTATCAGATAGAGATTTTATGATAGAATTTTTAAATAATTGCGCGATTTTTTCTATGCATGCTTCAAGATTGGCAGAAGACTTTATTATTTATTCTTCTCAGGAGTTTTCTTTTATAGAACTGTCCGATGAGTTTTCCACAGGCTCAAGCATAATGCCACAGAAAAAAAACCCAGACAGCTTAGAGCTAATAAGAGGCAAAACGGGTAGAATTTATGGCAATTTGTTTGCGCTGCTAACAGTTATGAAAGGCTTGCCGATTGCATACAATAGAGACATGCAGGAAGATAAAGAAGCGCTGTTTGACACAATCGACAATTGTTTAATGATTGTAGATATACTAACGAAACTTATACTTAAGGTTAAGGTAAACAAGAAAGAAATCGATAAATCCTTAGAAAAAGGCTTTATCACAGCAACAGATTTAGCTGACTACTTGGCAATCAAAGGTTATGCTTTTAGAGATGCTCACAAGATCGTTGGCGCTATTGTAGCATATGCTATCAATGAAAATAAAACGCTTCAAACGCTAACCCTACAAGAGTATAAGCAGTTTGCGCAAGTCATTGAAGAGGATGTTTATGATTACATAGACTACAATCGCAGTGTAGACAAAAGAAAATCCTACGGTGGCACCTCAAGGCAGAATGTTTTGGATCAGATAGAAGAAGCACTGCGAGAAGTTAATGGAAAAAGCGAGCATACGCTAAACTGCCCAAGATGTGCATATCCTGTAAAAATTTACAAAAACCCATCTTTAACAGTGGATTGTATCATAGAAAAAGGCAACAAAGTACTGCTTATAAGCAGAAAAAATTATCCGTTTGGTTATGCATTGCCAGGTGGTTTTGTAGACTACGGCGAAAGCACAGAACAAGCTGTAATAAGAGAAATGAAGGAAGAGACGAGTCTTGATATTGTAGAGCCCAAACTTTTTGGTGTTTACTCAGATCCAGCAAGGGATCCAAGGGGCCACACAGTAAGCGTAGTTTTTTATGCTAAGACCAATGCAAATCCAATGGCTGGCGATGATGCTAAGGATTTAGGTTTTTTTGATTTAGACAATTTGCCAGAGTCTATTGTATTTGATCACTTAAAAATTTTGAAAGACTATAATGAATTTAGAAAAAAGATACAACACTAAAGGCGAGCTAATTTACATTATTATCAATGAAGACTTTTCCAATATTGACAATAAAAAAGTAAAAATTGGCAATACATACACCTACCTTGCACTCATAAATATCTTAAAAAACAGAAACATCAAAGATATTGACGGGTTTTTGAAACCATCGCTATCCCAGCTTTATGACCCTTTTTTGCTAAATGATATGGATTTAGCCGTAAGCCGTACGACTGAAGCGCTTAAGAAAAAAGAGCACATTTGCATCGTAGGTGATTACGATGTAGATGGCATTACTGCGTGCTCAATCCTAATAAATTTTTTCCAGGAAATTGGCGCTAAAGTCAGCTACTACATACCCAAAAGGGAAGACGGCTACGGTTTGTCGCTTGTTGCAATAAAGTTTGCAAACCAAAAGGGCGCAAAACTAATCATAACTGTGGATAACGGTATATCCAGCCAAGATGAAATAGAGTTTGCAAGGATGCTGGGCATAGACGTAATTATCACAGACCACCACGAACCAAATGGCATACCTAATGCATATGCGGTCGTTAATCCTAAAATGAAGAACTCAAAATACCCCTTTAGCGAGCTTGCTGGCGTGGGCGTAGCATTTAACTTTTTGCTTGCTCTAAGAAAAACCTTGCGTGATAGGAATTTTTTTACAAAAGAACCAAATTTGGCCAATTATTTAGACCTTGTTAGCCTGGGTACGCTTGCTGATGTTGTGCCGCTTGTTGATGTAAATAGAATATTTGTAAAATATGGTTTATCAAAAAGTTCTAAAGCGCTTGATAAATTAAAAGCGGTCTCAAGAATTTCATCTAACTTAAGTGCCTACGATGTAGCATACAAGATAGCGCCACGCATAAACTCTGCTGGCAGATTAGCCGATGCCAATTTTGCCATAGATTTGTTTACAACAACGCAAGAAGTAAAGATGTTAAAGATTGCAAATTGGTTAGATGGATTGAATATAAAGAGA
This window harbors:
- a CDS encoding class I SAM-dependent DNA methyltransferase: MKKINFDDFAENYDEILKGQTQFFSKDDKYFARYKIDIVSNYINFKPEKILEFGCGIGRNVPFLKEKFPDSKLFGIDISQKSIEIAKSQYPFCEFFTVDDQKTDESFDQFDLIFIAGVFHHMCPAERSINIEKIKNLLTNNDCLFIFEHNPYNPITRKLVKECPFDKDCLLLSKYEMIKLLEKSNFKVDAAGYFLFIPPKFSYLLKLEKIFTGLPLGGQWFVKARKY
- a CDS encoding GtrA family protein, whose product is MDNGLLKQESIRVFLKYLLVGIINTIVGYGIIFSLMFIGTSPEISNIIGYAIGIIVSYALNKIYTFKSKAHPKKEFPKFVLSLLTSYGLNFLTLILCIHIFKINPYISQIISGAVYTLSGFVFLKYFAFRNQLEGQTNED
- a CDS encoding DUF7024 domain-containing protein, which encodes MKINSMFKNFFSTKYFAFFIYLLLAIVFWGIPMNFDFISKVNIGGDPAFYLWSLKWWPYAISHGLNPFLTKAFWAPFGQNLAWTTSVPSIALLFSPVTVIFGPIFSYNLAIILSLSLGAFGVYLICKSLNLKQISSIFGGLVFFFSSYVWGQLLGHLNLDIVFAIPFLIYIFILRFKNYISFKKYLIFFSILLAFQFGVSNEIYATFVIFGFIALFIMFLIFITNEVYRKLIIKTTLESAAAVLISILLLSPYLYFIFYGYIKEHLQSIAFYVTDPLNLFIPTPITLLFGQLFAPISYHFTGNFSEEGAYLGLPLIFIIVSFIVIAWRSKNKLHIFLSSLLVVILVFSFGPYLNILGHQLIPMPWYIFTEMPLTGQALPTRFTLYIVLIASVMSAIWLEKININKSFKYAIAALVIIFLIPKLSMYKGSNIQYPAFISSGAYKKYIKQGENVIIFPTYAIGGFQGPLWQQKTNFYFNLSQEIAGASPKELILDQELKPVLLDFFYGENSPHPIFNNAYKFSFFSYLAKCNVGAIILPEDYHNPEVQKLLDLLNIKPNNVGGVIIYQINKNYINSALEKAHIEYLKYFSDIFSTLFSSSQKFLSDGGDASKLLPQYLEKNGYLDKSFGYKTGTAINWTNNNGWVGQWACPDGKGECFGVGILGGLDQLKPIVDKYKSESLQIFFPYPTVYDPAASSSEGQLLMIFKAPKPNPIITKIPYTISFTASGNSQRYIGSGFCNAESWGTWTCAKEVSVSFKFRSEEFKKPMYMKLTIINALVSKDHPQKFEFYLNEKLIGSKTYTSKDKFPQTIALNINNVAQNENSLVIKIPNAASPKSLGISNDTRELGIGLISIEFNN
- a CDS encoding ribose-phosphate pyrophosphokinase; amino-acid sequence: MRGLKLLAGSANRELSQKISDYLNEPIVDTEISRFSDGEVSVQIKENIRGSDVFLICSLSGPVNENIMEMLVMMDAIKRSSANSLTVVLPYYAYARQDRKVKSRVPISAKLMADLLTVSGANRIVAMDLHAGQIQGFFDIPVDHLYASPVIANYIRDLHKDDIVIVSPDAGGVERARDLGKKLGCSLAIVDKRRSKPNVSEVLHIIGDCSGKTAVLVDDLIDTAGTIVNASIALTENGAREVYACCTHPVLSGPALERIENSPIQELVITDTLVWNAKKDCKKIKTLSVANLIGEAIRRIYNKESVSSLFD
- a CDS encoding 50S ribosomal protein L25 — its product is MQLKAQIRDTKAEAKALRRQSLIPAVMYGRGQDPINLSLDKKETVAVLRKARRTDIFEVAFEDKTFRCIIKEVQKHPVTSEVYHVDFYKFDPSKHINIEVPIVLKGDAKGVKAGGDLYQPRKKITLNSLPDSIPNEIALDVSNLDIGDSIHAFDLELPEGVKIASSRNFEIVGVVGKSKEEQTAAEQESQAESAVSK
- the pth gene encoding aminoacyl-tRNA hydrolase — its product is MHAIVGLGNPGEKYANTFHNAGFWALDALGSAFYAKFSSNSSFNAIIAVCFIENHKVVLAKPTTYMNLSGTAVGALLQFYKISVEDLIVIRDDIDMDLGKIKLKQNSSSGGHKGVQSIIDAIGSKAFIQVKIGVGRQDNVSDFVLKKLSDQEKKILAKSAEIAAEASVQIVTVGFEKAANNYNNKVALDV
- a CDS encoding NAD(P)H-dependent flavin oxidoreductase — translated: MALKKLKIRDKIVEHCVIQGGMGVGVSLYPLAKAVAQNGGIGVISSVALDRILSKRNGKKYSIYEACEEEVALAKDGSNCIGINIMVAVQRDYEASVKGAIAGGVDIIISGAGLPTELPKAATSKDVALVPIVSSLRAFDIICKRWERFGRRPDAVVVEGPLAGGHLGFRFADLDKEENKLENILLPIKEKAIRCDDIPVIAAGGIYTHDDIKKFLDMGADAVQMGTRFLATFESSASPEYKQAVIRADKDDIVVAYRPGSPSGLPFRVIKSSPMYQDALLAKRHTNCDKGYLLNKDGYCPAMVDNINYFCICNGLLSSAGYNSDKEKPIYTVGSNAYRVDRLLSVEELMKELVYG
- a CDS encoding homoserine dehydrogenase; the encoded protein is MGRDINVGIFGLGTVGCGVVKILQDNADVIRKRLGFGINIKKVFSHTSKCKNLLTNYTYTKDYKELFDERIDIVLELIGGIDVARRFVIEAIEHKKNIVSANKALLANYGVEIFSKAAKNGVKIGFEASVAGGVPIIKIITRDLMANNIKSIKAIVNGTCNYILSQMFETHESFETILNKAIKEGYAERDPSFDIDGIDSAQKMAILAAISFNAKIEEKDVYVEGIRDIDFIDIDFARQLGYRIKLLGIASMKNERLLVRVAPYFVEAENILAKVDGVYNAISVISDMTGQTTYVGKGAGSLPTASSVVADIIDIAKDFESGKVKDTLSKGVFEKTEFVDIDSLESHFYIRFSVIDSVGVLANIAYVLSKYDISIKSVVQTGKGLDVVPLLVLTHKAKESNIKKAILEIEQDHKSIIKNGTVLIRVLE
- the argH gene encoding argininosuccinate lyase; translation: MNDKLWDGRFSVQEDKLMEQFSQSISYDKRLYKYDIAGSIAHVRGLEKQSIITQEEAGKIIDGLHKIERQIETGEFDFDPQDEDIHMAIERALINLIGKTGGKLHTARSRNDQVALDERLYLRDVSINIIAKLDLLLKNLVLFAKEHIDVIIPGFTHMQHAQPILFSHYILAFYEKFKRDQARFLDTIKRIDIMPLGAGALAGTIWPIDRHYLSGLLQFTHISKNSIDAVSDRDFMIEFLNNCAIFSMHASRLAEDFIIYSSQEFSFIELSDEFSTGSSIMPQKKNPDSLELIRGKTGRIYGNLFALLTVMKGLPIAYNRDMQEDKEALFDTIDNCLMIVDILTKLILKVKVNKKEIDKSLEKGFITATDLADYLAIKGYAFRDAHKIVGAIVAYAINENKTLQTLTLQEYKQFAQVIEEDVYDYIDYNRSVDKRKSYGGTSRQNVLDQIEEALREVNGKSEHTLNCPRCAYPVKIYKNPSLTVDCIIEKGNKVLLISRKNYPFGYALPGGFVDYGESTEQAVIREMKEETSLDIVEPKLFGVYSDPARDPRGHTVSVVFYAKTNANPMAGDDAKDLGFFDLDNLPESIVFDHLKILKDYNEFRKKIQH